The Antricoccus suffuscus genome has a segment encoding these proteins:
- a CDS encoding acyl-CoA dehydrogenase family protein, translated as AAKAMDVLGNKEARVWVSMVKAMVPEKACQIIDQAIQIHGATGISQWSPLSEMYASTRTLRFADGPDEVHHMVVGRHELAQH; from the coding sequence GCGGCGAAGGCGATGGACGTGCTTGGTAACAAGGAAGCACGCGTGTGGGTGTCGATGGTGAAGGCCATGGTGCCGGAGAAGGCCTGCCAGATCATTGATCAGGCGATCCAGATCCACGGCGCGACCGGCATCTCCCAGTGGTCGCCGCTGTCCGAGATGTATGCGAGCACCCGCACGCTTCGTTTCGCCGATGGACCGGACGAGGTGCACCACATGGTCGTCGGACGGCACGAACTCGCACAGCACTAG